The segment GCGGCGGCGATCTACGCCGCGCGCAAGGGCATCCGCACCGGCGTCGCCGCCGAGCGCTTCGGCGGCCAGGTGCTGGACACCATGGCCATCGAGAACTTCATCTCGGTGAAGGAAACCGAAGGCCCGAAACTGGCCCGCGCGCTCGAAGAACACGTGCGCGAGTACGAGGTCGACGTGATGAACCTGCAGCGTGCCAGCCAGCTGATCCCGGCGGGCGACGACGGCCTGCACACCGTGCGGTTCGACAACGGCGGCGAGCTCAAGGCCAAGACCCTGATCCTCGCCACCGGGGCGCGCTGGCGCGAGATGAACGTGCCCGGCGAGCAGGAATACCGTGGCCGCGGCGTCGCCTACTGCCCGCACTGCGATGGTCCGCTGTTCAAGGGCAAGCGCGTGGCGGTGATCGGCGGCGGCAACTCCGGCGTCGAGGCGGCGATCGACCTGGCCGGCATCGTCGCCCACGTCACCCTGCTGGAGTTCGGCGAAAGCCTGCGGGCCGACGCGGTGCTGCAGCGCAAGCTGAAAAGCCTGCCGAACGTGACCATCCTGACCATGGCGCAGACCACAGAGGTCAAGGGCGACGGGCAGAAGGTCACCGGGCTGGTCTACAAGGACCGCCACAGCGACGAGGTCCGCGACCTCGAACTCGAAGGCATCTTCGTGCAGATCGGCCTGCTGCCCAACAGCGACTGGCTCAAGGGCACGGTCAACCTGTCGCGCTTCGGCGAGATCGAGGTCGACGCCAAGGGCCAGACCAACATCCCCGGCGTATTCGCCGCCGGTGACGTGACCACGGTGCCCTACAAGCAGATCGTCATCGCCCTCGGCGAAGGCGCCAAGGCCTCGCTGTCGGCCTTCGACCACTTGATCCGCAGCAGTGCCCCGGTGATCTGAGGCGCGAAAGCGGCATGAAAAAAGGGAGCGGACCGCAAGGCTGCTCCCTTTTTCGTCGAGCCGGGAACCCGGCGCAGTCCCGCCACCGGATAGATAACCGCCGCCTGCGGTCTAGATGGCTACACCGGCCCCAACAGCGGCTCGGGTGAAAGCGCATGCCGGCCACGATGGGCCGTGCACCTCGTCTTTACGCAGTCCATGGAGCTGTCTCGATGAGCAAAGAAGGTTCGGTGCGGGCGCCGCGCGGGGTGGTGCTGACCTATCCCAACCGACATCACGAGCCCCAGCACGAACGAAGCGTCCACGCCGCGCTGGCCGAGCGGCTGGCGGACTTGCTGGGTTACCACTACGGCGGCGACTACCGCCCCGGAACGGTACCGGGCGGGCACATCTACCTGGTGCCTTCGGGAACCATTGTCGGCAGCCAGGAGGCGCGCGAGCTCGGCCTGGAGGCTGAAACCGACCTGTTTGGCGGCTTCGTTCCGCATCCCTTCGTGCAGACCAAGGCGATTACCCATCCGCTGGTGCGCAGCGAGGCCGATGCGCCGGTGGGCTGGTCCAGGGACTTCTGTGCGCAGGTGCGCGACAGCGTCCTGCCCGGTTACAGCGCATTCACCCGTGATAATGCCCGGGATGCCGGGTTGCGCCTGCTGCATGAAGGCCCCGTGCGGATCAAACCGGTGCGCGCCACCGGCGGCCGCGGGCAGGTCGAGATCCACGACGTGGCGGCGCTGGATCAGGCGCTGGCGGAACTCGACGAGCGAGAACTGGAAACCTATGGGCTGGTGCTGGAAAGCAATCTCGCACAGGTGACCACGTTCAGCGTCGGGCAAGTGCAAGTCGGCGATCAGCTGGCCAGCTACTACGGCACCCAGTGTCTGACGCCGGATAACAACGGTCAGCAGGTCTATGGTGGTTCCGATCTGGTGGTGGTCAGCGGCGATTTCGATGCGCTGCTGCGCTGCGATCTCGACGAGGCGACTCGTCTGGCCGTGGAGCAGGCCCGGGTCTATGACCGGGCGGCGCGCAGCTGCTTTCGGGGCCTGGTCGCCTCGCGGCGCAACTACGACATCGCCCGCGGTGTGGACGCCCGAGGCCGGGCCTGTTCCGGCGTGCTCGAGCAATCGTGGCGCATCGGCGGCGCCAGCGGTGCGGAAATCGCGGCGCTGCAGGCGCTGCGCGCTGACCCCGACCGGGTCGTTCACGCGGCGACCCGCGAGCTGTATGGCGAGAGCCAAGCGATTCCATCGGATGCCGAAGTGCTGTTTCGTGGTGAAGACAGCGAAATCGGTTTCGTGACCAAGTGCGTGGTGGTGCGGCATGGCAGCGCATAGCGAGGCAATCGACATCCTGGTCGATGAGGAGCACATCGCCGGGACCTTTCTGACGCCACCGCCGCGTATGCCTGGAGTGCTCTTCGTGCACGGCTGGGGCGGCAGCCAGCAGCGCGACCTGGAGCGCGCGCGGGGCATCGCCGGGCTCGGTTGCGTATGTCTCTCGTTCGACCTGCGCGGGCACGGTCAGACCTTCGCGCAGCAGCAGACCGTGACGCGCGAGCAGAATCTCAACGACGTTCTGGCTGCCTACGACATGCTGGCGGCTCACCCGCATATCGACCCGGCGGCCATCGCCGTGGTCGGGACCAGCTATGGCGGCTACCTGGCTGCGCTGCTGACCGGCTTGCGCCCCGTGAAGTGGCTGGCCCTGCGAGTGCCGGCGCTGTATCGCGACGAGGATTGGGCGGTGCCCAAGCGCCAGCTCGATCGCGCAGTGCTCAATGAGCTGCGCACCAGTCGCGTGCTGCCGACCGAGAACCGGGCCCTGGCGGCTTGCGCGCGGTTCGAGGGCGATGTGCTGCTGGTCGAGTCGGAGAAGGACCACCTGGTGCCGCACCAGACGATCATGAACTACCGGGCCGCCTTCCAGAAAACCCACTCGCTGACCCATAGGATCATCTTCGGCGCCGACCATGCGCTGAGCCATGAGCGCTGCCAGGAGGCCTACACCTCGATCCTGGTCAACTGGACGACCGAAATGGTCATCGGCGCGCGCCTACACGAGCGCTCTGCCGGTGGCTTCCGCCCGGTCGGCGAGCCGCCGCCGGACTGAGTTCAGCGCGGCGGCGTAGGCGGTGGGTTGGGGCCGACGAAGCGGCTCCAGCGCCGGTCCAGCACCTGTTGCTTGAGCACCTCGAGCACATCGACGAGAACCCCCTCCAGGGCCAGGTCGGTGTTTTCGTCCTGATACACCCAGGCGTCGAAGCACTCGTCGGCCAGGCGATTGGCCAGCGCCTGGAACTGCTCGCCGCGCAAGCCCTCGACAGCTGCCCTGATCAGCCGCGTGACAATGTCTATGAGGGCGGTGTCCAGGCTGTCGGCCAGATGGCCACCGAGCGGCAGGCGACGCAGGCGGCGAATCTCCGGGGTGTCTTCCATGGCTTGGTGGATCAGCTGGCTGACGTACCCGTCGATGTCGCCGCGGTTATCGCGGTAGCCGCTCTCCAGCATGCTCTGCACGCGGCGCGCGATGTCGGCGATCAGCCGCTGCTTGCGCGGCCGGATCACCTCTTCGATCAGCCGGCGCGACAGGTCGTCGGTACTGCCGAGCTCCTGCTGCATGCGGCCGAACAGGCGCACCATCACCCGGTCGGAGAGTTCCTCGATCAGCAGCAGGTAATAGCGGTTGATCACCCCGTACAGCGCCCAAGTGCGCATGTCGATCACGCCCAGGCGCTGCAGGCGAATCAGCAGGGCGCCCACGCGCAGCACCCGCAGCCAGCGGAAACCGGAGAGCGGTATGCAGCCGAGCACGTCGTACCAATGGGCGAACGGGTAGTAGTACCAGCGCGCATAACGGCGCTCGAACAGGGCGATGGTCCAGCCGAGTAGCACATCGAACAGAAACACCGCCACGAAGGCCAGGTCGATGAGCGGAAAGTGGGCGTGAACACGCTGGTCGTAGAGGCGGTGGGCAGCCGGCGCCACCTCGGCGATCAGCTGGTTGATCTGCGGCACCGCGAACAGGCTGTCGAACAGGATCAGCCCCAGGTTGAGGCAAACCAGCGCCACGACCAGCGCTTCCCAGGCCGCATGCAGGCCCTCGCGGGTCCGCATGCGCCGGTCGAGCGGTGAATCAGGCGTGCGTCGCATCGGGCGTGGCGGCCTGCCAGAGTACCTCGGCGCAGCCCTGGCGGCGCGCGATCAGGCGAGCCGCGACGAACAGCAGGTCGGACAGGCGATTCAGGTAAGCCAGCAACACGGGCCGCAACGGCTCACTGGAACTGAGCTGTTGGCAGCGTCGCTCGGCGGTACGCGTCAGGCTGCGGCACAGATGGGCCTGCGCGATGAGGCGCGAGCCCCCCGGCAGGATGAATTCCTTGAGCGGGCCGAGTTCGGCATTCCAGCGATCGATCGCAGCCTCCAGGCGGGCGACTTCCGCCTCGTCGAGTGCCTGGTACTCGGGCATCGCCAGCTCACCGCCGAGGTCGAACAGGCGGTGCTGGCAGGGCGCGAGCACCGGAATCAGCTCATCGAGCGCCGGCCACTGGATCTGCGCTTCGGCCAGTTCGGCCAGCAGCAGGCCGAGGTGGCTGTTGAGGGTGTCGACCTCGCCCATGGCCTCGACGCGCGGATGGTCTTTCGCCACCCTGCGGCCGTCGCCCAGGCCGGTTTCACCGCGGTCGCCGGTGCGGGTGTAGATCTTGGAAAGTCGGTTGCCCATTGCATGTCCTTGTCAGCTGTTGGCCGGCTCGGCTGTGGCCAGCGGTAAACGCAGGGTGAAGATGGCGCCCTGGCCGGGTTGCGACTGGACTTCCATCTGCCCCTTGTGATTGTTGGTGATGATGAAATACGAAACGGAAAGGCCCAGTCCGGTTCCCTGGCCGACCTCCTTGGTGGTGAAGAACGGCTCGAAGATGCGCTTGCGCACCGCCTCGGGAATGCCGCCGCCGTTGTCCTCGACCTGGATCTCCGCCCACGGCGGGTGGAACCGGGTGCGCAGGATAATCTGTCCCGGGCGGTCGCGGTCCTGCTTCTGGTGAATCGCCTGCGCCGCGTTCTTCAGCAGGTTGAGTAGCACCTGCTCCAGCTCGTTGCCGATGCAGGGCACCCGGTCGACCCGAGGGTCGAAGTCGCGGACGATACGGATGGCCTTGAAGTCGAAGCTGTCGAGCAGGGCGAAGTCGTTGCCGGCGATCTCCAGCGCCTGCTCGATCAGCCCGGTGAGCTGGCATTCGGCGAGCTGGCGGTTGCTCATGCGGCTGAAACTGAGCATGTGGCTGACGATCTTGGCCGCGCGCGAGCCGGCCTGCTGAATGCCGTCGAGCATCAGCGGGATTTCGCGCTTGTGCAGGTAGCGGTTGACGGCATCGAGGTGCACGCCGGTCTCCTCGGCCACCTCGCGGTTACGCTCCAGTTCGGGCGACAGGCGCCGGCGGATGTTCTGCACGTTGTGCAGGATCGCGCCCAGCGGATTGTTGATCTCGTGCGCCATTCCCGCCGCCAGGCTGCCGACCGACAGCATCTTTTCCGACTGCACCATCATTTCTTCCAGTCCGATGCGCTGGGTGATGTCGTCGATGCGGATCACCACGCCGCGTCCGGCGGCCCCGCTCAGCGGATAGAAAGTAAGGGTGTAATGCCGCATTTCATCGTTGCGCGTCCAGGTGACCCGCTCGATGACCTCCACCTCGCGGCGTTCGGCGGTCCGGCGGATCTGCGCGAGGTAGGGTTTGAGCGGCTCGAAGGCGATGAAGATCGGCTGGTTCAGCGCATCGTCCAGGGGGGTGCCGGACAGCACGCTGGCTTCGCGATTCCACTGCGTGATGTAGAGCTGTTCATCGAGGGCGATCAGTGCGGACGGCATCGAGTCGATGATGCTGTTGAGGTAGTTCTGGAAACCGGTGAGTTTCTGCTCGATCTTGCTGCGTACCTGAACCTCCAGCTCCAGGCGGCGGTTGGAGTTGCGCGTTTCCTCGGCCAGCCCCTGGGCCTGACTGAAAGCTTCCTGGGCATCGTCGCGGGCACGCTTGAGCTGCTGTTCGCGTGCCTCGATGCGCGACAGCATGGTGTTGAACGCATCGCCCAGGCGGCCGATCTCGTCGCCGTTGCCCGGCGCCGAACGCAGGGCATAGTTTTCCTCGCGCGTGACCTGTCTGGACAGCGCCTCCAGGTCACGGATCGGTTGGGTGATCAGCCGACGGATCTGTCGTGCGACCAGCAGCCAGAGCAGCAGGCTGATCACCAGGATCGCCGCGCTGGCGGTAAGCGTGCCGGTGTAGAAGGCGCCCGGCAGTTCGCTGCTGATCACCAGCAGCAGATGGCCGGGTGCGCCCGCTGCCTGGGGCAGCTCGCTGAGAAAGCTGGCGCGGATCTCGCCGGCGCGCCAGCTGGCGACCTCGTCCATGCGTTCCGGCAGCGGCAAGGCTTCACCGCGCTGGAGTTGGGCGTAGCGGTTGCCACGGGCGTCATAGATGGCCGCAGCCCGCAGCGGGGGATAGCCGCCGAGGCGTTGCAGAAAGGCTTGGGCGTCTTCGGCAGAGGTAAGGATGTCCTGGCTCAGGTGCGGCATCGAGGACAGCGCGCCGATGGTGTGCATCGCCTGGGGCGCGACGCTCTGGCGGGAGATCCAGTAGGCGGCGCTGATGAAGGCGAGATTGGACACCAGCAGCACGGCGGCGAGCAGGACCAGCAGCGCGGTGAGCAGCTTGCGGCCGACCGGCAGATTGGCGAGACGCTGACGCAGGTTCATCGGCTTGGCCGGGTTGCGGAGGGAGCCTGCAGGGTACCGGCTGTGTCAGTCGGGCGGCAATCCAAGCGCGATCAGCTTCGTCTGCAGGCGCCGCGCGAGCGCCTGCAGACGAGGCAGGGCGAGGCCCTGCTGCGCACCGGTGCGGCAGGCATGGCCGAGCAGGTAACCGATCTCCGTGCGTCGCCGCGCGGCCACATCCTGCTGCATGGATGAGTAGTTGGCGGCAGTCGCCTCGATCACCCGCAAGACCTCATCGGCCAGCGCGTCGGCAGCCTCCGCCTGGCCGATCGCCGTTAGCAGGTGCCCGAGCTCCTCGCACAACGCCAGCACTTCGCTGCGATGCTCGAGCAGGCCGCCGTTGCGGCAGTCGTAGAGCACGGTCAGCGGGTTGATGGCGCAGTTCAGCGCCAGCTTGCGCCAGAGCCGGGCGAGGATGTCTGGCGTCCAGTGCGCGCTGATCTGCGCCTGTTCCAGCGTGTTCAGCCAGGCAGGCGGCTGTGCGTCCTGCGGATCGCCCAGCCAGTTCTGTCCCTTGCCGGCGAATACGACTTCGAAGGGCGCCTGGCGGTAGGCGCCCTCGGTGCTCGAGATGAACAGGCTGCGCGCCTGCGGCCAGCGCTCGGCGATGCGCTGCTGGCTGCCGAGCCCGTTCTGTAACAGCAGGATTTCGCCGCCCGCTGCGAGGCGATGAGCAACCGAGGCGACCGCCGCTTCGGCGTCATAGGCCTTGCAGGCGACCAGCAGGCGTGCGATGGGGAACTCTGCGTTCGGCAGCTCCGCCGGCAGGTTGTGCCGCTGCCATTGACCGCCCGTCTGCAGGGCGAGCCCGCCAGCAGCGCGATAAGCTACCAGTCGCGCCTCGTTGCGCAGGATCAGCTGCACGGCTTCACCGGCCTGGGCCAGCCGGCACGCCCAGAGGCTGCCGAGGCTGCCGGCGCCCAGCACATGCCAGGTCATGCCGGTTGCTTCAGGCGTAGCGGGACGATACGGCCGGTACTGTAGGCGCTGGGCAGCAGTGCGCCGGCCTGTTGCAACAGCTGTTCGGCATTGGTCGGCAGGCCGGAGGCATCCAGGGTGACCAGGCTGACCCCTGCCTTTACCGAAATGAAGCCTTCCTGGGTCTTGAAGGCCTTGAAATTGAGCCCTTCATGCAGACGCTTGAAACTGCTCGGCGAGCAGTTCTGCAGGTTGTCGACCTGGGCCAGCACGCCAAAATGCCGGTCGTCGATGCGCACCAGCGTATCGAGCGGGCGGACCAGCTGCTGCAGGTGCCGGGCCATCGCTTGCAGCAGCTCCTCATAGGTTGCCTCGCCATGCTGCGCCCGGAGCTCGGGGCCGTTCTGCAGGCCGATGTGCAGGTAACACAGGGCGGTGTTGCGGCTTTCCATCTGGCGCAACGTGGCCGCCAGGCGCTGCTCCAGATACCGGCGGTTGCCCAGCCCGGTAACCGCATCGACCTGATTGTGACGCTCCAGCGTGGCGACGTCGGCCGCCAGCTGGCGGTTCTCCTGCTTGAGCTGCTGCAGCGAGCCGCACAGGCGATCGGCGGCGAGCACGCGCGGCAGCAGCTGTTCATGCATCGCGGCCTTGCTGATGAAATCGTCGACGCCCTGATCGAATGCCTGGGCCAGCACCTCGACGCCGTCGCGCCCGGTCAGCAGGATGATGTAGGTGTAGTGACCGCTGCCGCCGTCGAGCTGGCGCACGCGAGCGGTGAGTTGCAAACCGTCCATTTCCGGCATCAGCCAGTCGGCCAGCAGGACGTGGGTCGGGCGTTCGGCCAGCTGACGCAGGGCGTCCTGGGCACTGCTGGCGAAGCGGACATCCCGGTAGCCGGCCTTGTTGAGCACGCGACCGATCATGACGCTGGAGAACTTGGCGTCGTCGACGACCAGGATTCCGAGTTGGGGGTTGGGCATGGGCAGACTCATCGAGAGGGGTGACATCCTTGTCGCTTCGCCGCGGGGCCAGCGGTCTCGTGTCGAGCAGTTATAATGACGGCGCATTCTCAACCGTCAAGCCAGGCGCGAGGGGCTTTGCCAACCGTCGCGCTACTGAATTGGAGAAGATTCAATGCCCTCGTTCGACGTGGTGTCCGAATTGGACAAGCACGAAGTGACCAATGCGGTCGATAACGCCATCAAGGAACTGGACCGTCGCTACGACCTGCGTGGCAAAGGCTCGTTCGAGCTGAAGGATCTGACCGTCCAGCTCACGGCCGAAGCCGATTTCCAATTGGAGCAGATGATCGAGATTCTCAAGTTGAGCCTCGTCAAACGCAAAGTGGATATCCAGTGCCTGGAGTTCAAGGATCCCTATGCCTCGGGCAAGGTCGTCAAGCAGGAAGTGACTATGCGCGAAGGCATCGACAAGGAGCTGGCGAAGAAGATCGTCGCGCTCATCAAGGACGCCAAGCTCAAGGTCCAGGCCGCCATCCAGGGCGAGCAGGTGCGCGTCACCGGCAAGAAGCGTGACGATCTGCAGGAGGCCATCGCCCTGCTGCGCAGCCAGGAACTGGGCATGCCGCTGCAGTTCAACAACTTCCGCGACTGATGACCTCGGCGGGGCGCGATGCCCTGCCAGGCGCCGGTATCGATGCCGGCGTTTTTGCATTGAAGGAGCAACCTTTTGGAATTGAACGTCGACTACCTGATCGATCTATCCGAGTCCTGGCTGCCGCTGGTCCTGCAGTATGCGGGGCAGCTGGGTCTGGCGCTGATCACGCTGGCGCTGGGCTGGTGGCTGATCAACGTGATTACCAGCCGCGTCGGGCGACTGCTGCAGCGACGCCAGGTCGACCCGACGCTGCACGGCTTCATCGGCAGCCTGGCCAGCATCGTATTCAAGGTGCTGCTGCTGGTCAGCGTGGCGTCGATGGTCGGGATCGAAACCACGTCCTTTGTCGCAGCCATCGGTGCGGCCGGCCTGGCCATCGGCCTGGCGCTGCAGGGCAGCCTGTCGAACTTCGCTGGCGGCGTGCTGATCCTGCTGTTCCGTCCGTTCCGGGTCGGAGAGTTCATCGAGGCGCAGGGGATCAGTGGCACGGTGGATTCGATCCAGATCTTCCACACCATTTTGCGCACGCTCGATAACAAGACGGTGATCATGCCCAACGGCAGCCTGTCGAACGGCAACATCATCAATTACTCGCGCCAGCCCCAGCGCCGCGTGGAGACGGCTGTCGGCATCGACTACAGCGCCGATATCAAGACCGCACGCCAGGTGCTGCTGGGTATCGCCGAGGACCCGCGCGTCCTGCGTGAGCCTGCGCCGGTGGTCGTGGTGACCGGGCTGGGCGACAACTCCGTGAACCTGGCGCTGCGCGTCTGGGTCGCCACCGCCGACTGGGGCGCGGTGAATGCCGAGTTTCTCGAGCAGGCCAAGGAGAAACTGGAAGCGGTCGGCATCGGCATTCCGTTTCCGCAGCGGGTGGTGCATCTGGTCCAGCAGTGAGCTGGCGCCCGAGCCCCAGGTCGGATTAAAAAAAGCCCGCATCGAGTGCGGGCTTTTTTTCAGCTGCGTTCGGACACCGCCGCGGTTTCTGCCTCGTTCGGTGGCAGGTTGCCGCGCCGCCATTGCCAGAGGATCAGCACCAGCGTCGGGATACCGAGCAGGGCGGTCACCAGGAAGAAGTCGTGATAACCGAGCTGCTCGACCATCACGCCCGAATAACCGCCCAGCAGGCGTGGCAGCAGCAACATCAGCGAACTGAGCAGCGCGTACTGCGTGGCGGAGAACTTCACGTTGGTCAGGCTCGACAGGTAGGCGACAAACGCGGTCGAGGCCAGGCCTCCGCTGAAGTTGTCGCAGGAAATGGTCACGATCAGCATGTTCAGGTTGGCGCCCATTTCGACCAGCAGCATGAACATCAGGTTTGTCGCTGCCGAGGCCAGGCCACCGATGAAGAGGATCGGCAGGATGCTGAAACGCACGATCAGCAGACCGCCGAAGGCCGCGCCAAGCAGGGTCATCGCCAGGCCGAACAGCTTGCTGACGCTGGCGATCTGGTCCTTGGAGAAGCCCTGGTCGATATAGAAAACGTTGGCCATCACGCCCATTACCGTATCCGACATGCGGTAGGTGGCGATCAGCCCGAGCAGCAGCAGGGCCTGCCAGCGATAGCGCAGGATGAAGTCGGTGATCGGCGTCAGCACCGGGCCCATCAGGATGCGCCCGGGCGCCGACAGACAGCCCGCGCAGATCAACAGATACATGGTGCCGCGCGGCCAGTAGCCGCCCCAGTAGGACTGGAACATGCCGGTGGTGGAGACGATGAGGATGATCAGTACGATCACCGACACCGCCTGGTGGACAAAGTCGAAGCGGGCGGGGCGCTCGCGCTGCGAGGCCTGGTGCAGCATCACCCGGACCGGTACCAGCAGCATCCGCCCCATCGGCGACAGGCTGCCGATGATGAACAGTGCGTACAGCGTGGCGCGCGGCCAGGCCTGGGCGATCAAGGCGTTGATCATTGCCGGAACCGAGATCAGCAACACCAGCAGCAGGCCGACGGCAGCCAGCTGGTGGTTGAAGCTGTAGCGCGGCGGAGTGCTTGGCAGCGGCGTGGCGACCTCCGGCTCGCTGATCACCAGGCTGGTGATCAGCCCGGGCACGATCAGCAGGGCGAAGGCGACATAGGTGGCTGCCCAGGCCGCATGGTCATAGCCGAGGCTGCTCGAGCCCAGCCACTCGGCAAGAAACAGCGCGCCGGCGCTGGCCAGCAGCATGGCGACGCGATAACCGGTCATGTAGCTGGCTGCCAGCGTCGCTTGCAAGCGGTCTTCGGCGATTTCCAGGCGATAGGCGTCGATCGCGATGTCCTGGGTCGCCGAAGCGAAGGCCACCGCCACGGCCAGGGCGATCAGCAGGGTGAGGTTGTGCTGCGGATTGCACAGCGCCATGCCTACCAGCCCCAGCGCGATCACCGCCTGCGAAAGGACCAGCCAGGAGCGCCGCCGGCCCAGCCGGCCGAGCCAGGGCAGGCGCCATTGATCAAGCATCGGCGACCACACCCACTTGAACGCGTAGGCCAGGCTGATCCAGCTGGCGAAGCCGATGGTCTCGCGCGACACGCCCGCCTCGCGCAGCCACACCGACAGCGTGGAAAACACGAGGATTGCCGGCAGGCCGGCCGCGAAGCCGAGCAAGAGCAGGGCAATGCTGGCGGGACTGGCGTAGGCGAGGATGGCAGAACGCCAGGACTCACGGGACATACAGCGGTTTTCTACGACGATCGGGCGAAGCGCGCACTCTAACCGCTCGACTCCGTCGAACGCCAGCCGTGCCGACGCATGTCCACGCGGTCCTTGACGATGGTCAGGCCTTCGGCGCGCAGCCGCGCCCGCTGCTCGGCACCGGCCGCCGAGCCGGCCGGCAGGCTGAGTCGGCCGCCGGCGGCGATCACCCGATGCCAGGGCAGGGTGGTGTCGTCCGGCAGTTGCGACATCAGCCGCCCCACCCAGCGTGCGGCGCGTCCGAGGCCGGCCAGTGCCGCCAGCTCACCGTAGCTGATCACCTTGCCCGGCGGAATCTGCGCCATGATCGCGTAGACGGCGCTGCGCCGTCCGGCCGGGTCGTCCGGCGAGGAAAAAGCAGAGAAGTTGTCAGGCATGGGGCCTCGCTTCGATCGGTCGCCGCTCGCTGAACTCGCATGCCGCCCGGCGGTCTCTGATTGCTGCAGCTGTGTGCATAGGGATAATGCCTCGCTTTTCCATTGCCCCCAACAAGTTGCCGTACTTCGATATGTTTTCCAGAACCCTGCTGTGCGTTTCGCTTTGTGCGTTTTCCCTGCCTGCTCTTTCCGACACCATCTGGCTGAAGAACGGCGACCGCCTGACCGGCAAGATCAGTGTGCTCGACGGCGGCAAGCTGCTCATCGAGACCGACTATGGCGGTTCCATTCCGGTCCAGTGGAAAAAGGTGCGAACCCTGCAGAGCGACCAGAAGCTGCTGATCAAGCTCGACGAGGTCACCGGCGAGGTGGCGCAGTCGATGCAGGCGGCCGAGGACGGCAAGGTTACGCTGACCAACGGTGGCGAGCCGCAGACCGTCGCGCTTGCCGACATCTCGCAGATCATTCATCCCAAGCCACTGATCCAGGATTTCCTCTGGGAAGGCAACGTCGATGTCGCGCTCGACTACAAGCGCGCCGAGAACGACACCGACGACTACGACATAGCGTTCGATACGAAGGCGCGCCACGGCCTCTGGCGGCACAACGGCAAGGCCAGCTACAACCGCGAGTACCGCGATGGCGTGACGGTGACCGACAACTGGGACGCCGAGTATGCGCTGGACCGTTTTCTCGATGACAAGTGGTTCTGGCAGGGCCGCCTGGACTACAAGCGTGACCAGATCGAGGACGTGCGCCGCCAGCTCACCGTGGGTACCGGTCCGGGTTATCAGTTCTGGGACAACGATCTGGGCGCCTTCTCGCTGGCCGGGCTGATCAACCGCAGCGACTACGAGTTCGCCGATGGCAGCAAGGAGAATTTCTACCTGCTGGCCGGCAAGTGGGACTACAACCGTTACCTGATCGGCAAGACCTTTGAGCTGTTCAGCACCGGCGAACTGGGCAAGCCGCTGGAGGACGTGGCCGACTACTCGCTCGATGCCGAGGTCGGCCTGCGCTACAAGGTCACCGACTGGGCCTCGCTGAACATGAAGGCCGAAAAGGACATCATCAGCGGTGCCGACAGTGACCTGGACGAGACCCGCTACAGCCTCGGCTTTGGTGTCGGCTGGTAAGCGCGGCGGGTCTCTGCGCTCTTGCGGCCAGGCCCGCCTGCGGCGGGCTGGCTGGCTCGCGTGGTGACATCGATTACAGGCGCAAGCCGCCGTCGAGTTCGAGAATGCGTCCGCTGTAGTAGTCGTTCTCGAAGATGAACGCCACTGCCTG is part of the Stutzerimonas balearica DSM 6083 genome and harbors:
- a CDS encoding MGMT family protein, whose translation is MPDNFSAFSSPDDPAGRRSAVYAIMAQIPPGKVISYGELAALAGLGRAARWVGRLMSQLPDDTTLPWHRVIAAGGRLSLPAGSAAGAEQRARLRAEGLTIVKDRVDMRRHGWRSTESSG
- a CDS encoding DUF481 domain-containing protein, which produces MFSRTLLCVSLCAFSLPALSDTIWLKNGDRLTGKISVLDGGKLLIETDYGGSIPVQWKKVRTLQSDQKLLIKLDEVTGEVAQSMQAAEDGKVTLTNGGEPQTVALADISQIIHPKPLIQDFLWEGNVDVALDYKRAENDTDDYDIAFDTKARHGLWRHNGKASYNREYRDGVTVTDNWDAEYALDRFLDDKWFWQGRLDYKRDQIEDVRRQLTVGTGPGYQFWDNDLGAFSLAGLINRSDYEFADGSKENFYLLAGKWDYNRYLIGKTFELFSTGELGKPLEDVADYSLDAEVGLRYKVTDWASLNMKAEKDIISGADSDLDETRYSLGFGVGW
- a CDS encoding AmpG family muropeptide MFS transporter, with translation MSRESWRSAILAYASPASIALLLLGFAAGLPAILVFSTLSVWLREAGVSRETIGFASWISLAYAFKWVWSPMLDQWRLPWLGRLGRRRSWLVLSQAVIALGLVGMALCNPQHNLTLLIALAVAVAFASATQDIAIDAYRLEIAEDRLQATLAASYMTGYRVAMLLASAGALFLAEWLGSSSLGYDHAAWAATYVAFALLIVPGLITSLVISEPEVATPLPSTPPRYSFNHQLAAVGLLLVLLISVPAMINALIAQAWPRATLYALFIIGSLSPMGRMLLVPVRVMLHQASQRERPARFDFVHQAVSVIVLIILIVSTTGMFQSYWGGYWPRGTMYLLICAGCLSAPGRILMGPVLTPITDFILRYRWQALLLLGLIATYRMSDTVMGVMANVFYIDQGFSKDQIASVSKLFGLAMTLLGAAFGGLLIVRFSILPILFIGGLASAATNLMFMLLVEMGANLNMLIVTISCDNFSGGLASTAFVAYLSSLTNVKFSATQYALLSSLMLLLPRLLGGYSGVMVEQLGYHDFFLVTALLGIPTLVLILWQWRRGNLPPNEAETAAVSERS